The following DNA comes from Hugenholtzia roseola DSM 9546.
GCGTTTGATGCTTTCCAAGCCACCAAAAAGCAAATCTTGTCGCATTACATCTAAATCTTCACTTAGATAATTCAGAATAACAACGTCTTTTGAATCTATTTGCAGGGCTTTGCTATATTTGGAGCTGGTTAGCGAATTGTTCATCATTTCACTCAAACCTGCCCCCACTAAAAGTTGGCTCACCTGCTGACGCAATAAATGTGCATCTGGTTTGGCAAAGGCAGCAACAAAATCAGTGCGCGGTGTTTGAGAAAATGCAATATTATTTAAACCATAGACACGCAAAACCTCCTCAGCAATATCAGCAGGCTGCAATACATCTACGCGATAAGGCGGTACGGATACTTTAAAATCTGTGTCGGTTTTTTCTATGACCTCAATTTCAAGGCTTTCTAAAATATCAAAAATGAGTTCTTTTTCCAAACTATTTCCGATAATCTTATCCAAATAATCATACCTAACAGAAAAGACGGCATTTTCTATTTTTTGCGGATAGAAATCTGTAATTTCGGAGCTAATCTTACCCGAAGCAATTTCTTCAATCAACAAAGCGGCATATTTGAGCGGATATAAAACATTGTTGATATCTGCACCACGCGAAAAACGGAAAGAAGCATCTGTAAATAAATCGTGATGCTTGGCACTACGGCGAATATAGGTAGGATTGAAATAAGCACTTTCTAAAAAGATGCGCGTTGTGCTTTCGGTTACGCCCGAATCAAACCCTCCAAAAATACCGCCTAAACAAAGTGGCTTTTGGTTGCCGTCGCAAATCATCAAATCGGTATCGCTAAGTTTGCGCTCAACTTCGTCTAAGGTCTTGAAAGTTGTATCTTTTGGGAGAGTCGTTACAATGATTTTATTGCCTGCAATTTTATCAGCATCAAAAGCGTGCAGCGGCTGTCCGAAGGCGTGCAGCACATAGTTGGTAATATCCACTACGTTATTGATAGGGCGCACGCCAATCGCTTGTAGTGCCTGTTTGAGCCAATCGGGAGAGGGCGCAACCTTAACTTCTGTAAGTGTAAGTCCTGCGTAACGCGGTGCGGCTTCTGAATTTTTTACTTCTATTTCTATTTTAAAATCTGTATTTTTAGGCTTGAAACTTTCTACCGAAGGGCGGCAAAGTTCTCTTTTCAAACGCGCCTTCAAATCGCGTGCTACGCCATAGTGTGAGGCGGCATCAATTCTATTGGGCGTTAGTCCGATAGTGAAAACGGTATCGCTTTCCACTTCTAAAACGGTAGCGGCAGGGCTGCCATTGGGCGCGTCTGTCTGCAAAACCATAATTCCTTCGTGCGAATGTCCCAAACCGATTTCATCTTCGGCGCAAATCATACCTTCGGACACTGCCCCTCTGATTTTCCCTTTTTTAATTTTCAAAGGCTCGCCCTCTGTTGGATAAAGCGTTGCGCCTACGGTTGCGACAATGACTTTCTGCCCTGCCGCTACATTGGGCGCACCACAAACGATAGAGAGCGGATTTTCTGCTCCTATATCTACTGTTGTAAGTTTGAGTTTGTCAGCGTCGGGGTGCTTTTCACAAGTCAGAACCTGCCCTACCACCAATCCTTCCAAACCACCTTTTACCGTTTCATAGGTTTCTATCGCCTCTACTTCTAAGCCTAATTCGGTAAGATAAGCCTCTAATTCTTGTGGCGTTTTATCTGATAGGGCTATATATTTTTGGAGCCATTTTAAGGAAATATTCATAAAAAGAATGTTGCAATTTTCAAAGGGTTAGTGAAAAACAAAAGGCAGAGCTTTTCGAAGCAGCAAGAAATTGGCAACTCCTAAGCGGCTTTACTTTTGCGCCTTCAAAACTATGAATTTTTTAGCAAATCACAAAAGTTTGGCTAAGTTTGGCTTAGAAGGCTATGGCGCACTGGGTTGTAAGTTTCGCCTTTTTCGGCTGTTTTTGGTCTATGTAAGAAAAAGCAGAGAAGTTTAAAAAAATAGGCACAAATGCGAAAAATTGTCCGCTTAAACGTTTCCAACTACTAAAAAGTTTCCTTCCTACGCCTATTTTTTGCTTTCAGCGCGTCTTTTTTTATTAGAATCCGTACCTTAGCTATATTAAAGTCGTGTGAAATTGAAAAATTGTGTTCGGAAACACCCGCAGGGGAGAAGTTTTTGCGAGGTGCAAAATCTCACAGCAGCAAAATCTTAACAAAAAAGTGCAAGATGCGCCTTTCAAACG
Coding sequences within:
- the pheT gene encoding phenylalanine--tRNA ligase subunit beta, with amino-acid sequence MNISLKWLQKYIALSDKTPQELEAYLTELGLEVEAIETYETVKGGLEGLVVGQVLTCEKHPDADKLKLTTVDIGAENPLSIVCGAPNVAAGQKVIVATVGATLYPTEGEPLKIKKGKIRGAVSEGMICAEDEIGLGHSHEGIMVLQTDAPNGSPAATVLEVESDTVFTIGLTPNRIDAASHYGVARDLKARLKRELCRPSVESFKPKNTDFKIEIEVKNSEAAPRYAGLTLTEVKVAPSPDWLKQALQAIGVRPINNVVDITNYVLHAFGQPLHAFDADKIAGNKIIVTTLPKDTTFKTLDEVERKLSDTDLMICDGNQKPLCLGGIFGGFDSGVTESTTRIFLESAYFNPTYIRRSAKHHDLFTDASFRFSRGADINNVLYPLKYAALLIEEIASGKISSEITDFYPQKIENAVFSVRYDYLDKIIGNSLEKELIFDILESLEIEVIEKTDTDFKVSVPPYRVDVLQPADIAEEVLRVYGLNNIAFSQTPRTDFVAAFAKPDAHLLRQQVSQLLVGAGLSEMMNNSLTSSKYSKALQIDSKDVVILNYLSEDLDVMRQDLLFGGLESIKRNQNRGVQDIAAFEFGKFYQKHTAPEGKNKYVEAERLAIWLSGNKGVESWREKAKKADFYDLGELASKILNLLNIKGLEQRTLTDDLYFQYGLELGKRKGKDDFEPIVRLGLVKRKVCKLADLNVDVFYADLNWEWLIKNHNEKKTYQEISRFPSVRRDLSLVVAKNISFQTLENIAKRTERKLLQEVGVFDVYEGERIDADKKAYALRFILQDQDKTLDEQTIEKTMNKLMLAFEKEADALIRK